A portion of the Adhaeribacter radiodurans genome contains these proteins:
- a CDS encoding NHL repeat-containing protein translates to MSLTCTGPLLAQYTFFTPKEAFAIEVSLPNSTEKRLPLYRNAIRSLTVQGDRILGGTSAKEGLSPYLFVASISGRKLLATKDLQENIPGQKSIATGFCKGTGNQLYAGTMGQKKQPAGHLLQVSIGKGDAIEVKDLGIPVAGEGVFTLLSNREGTELYGISYPSGRFFTYTIATKKVQVFNEVAPKEKELNNLHEYAVGPEVYLCKALIQDNAGLIYGSTAGNRVFAFDPTKKNFQFLETPLPAVWGREVLGQVEAWAKAPDGKLYGGNAGDGQLFVLNPATKKIKNLGKPMMMARLQALAFGRDGRLYGLAGGAPGYSHLFYYDDKGAGFVDLGNPEFMMVAPGIEQGILWRGFQLSTLAASNDGKYMVMGEDEALSQLMIFPVGQ, encoded by the coding sequence TTGTCTCTGACATGTACCGGCCCACTCCTGGCTCAGTACACTTTTTTTACCCCCAAAGAAGCGTTTGCGATAGAAGTCTCGCTGCCTAACAGTACCGAAAAACGCCTCCCCTTGTATCGCAATGCGATCAGGTCTTTAACTGTGCAGGGTGATCGGATCTTGGGTGGTACTTCGGCAAAAGAAGGTTTATCCCCTTATCTTTTTGTTGCATCCATTTCTGGCCGGAAACTCCTGGCAACAAAGGATTTGCAGGAGAATATTCCCGGGCAAAAAAGCATTGCAACAGGATTTTGTAAAGGTACCGGCAACCAGCTGTATGCCGGCACAATGGGCCAGAAAAAGCAGCCGGCGGGTCACTTGTTGCAGGTTAGTATCGGCAAAGGAGATGCCATTGAAGTAAAAGATTTGGGTATCCCGGTCGCCGGAGAAGGCGTTTTTACACTGCTCAGCAACCGGGAAGGCACCGAACTGTATGGGATCAGCTATCCGAGCGGCCGTTTTTTTACCTATACCATTGCAACTAAAAAGGTGCAGGTATTTAATGAAGTGGCTCCCAAAGAAAAAGAACTGAACAACCTGCACGAATATGCTGTCGGGCCGGAGGTTTATCTGTGCAAAGCGCTCATTCAGGATAATGCCGGATTGATTTATGGCAGTACAGCGGGCAACCGCGTTTTTGCTTTTGATCCGACCAAAAAAAACTTCCAGTTTCTGGAAACTCCCCTGCCTGCTGTTTGGGGGCGTGAGGTATTGGGTCAAGTGGAAGCTTGGGCCAAAGCACCCGACGGAAAACTGTACGGCGGTAATGCCGGTGATGGTCAGTTATTTGTACTGAATCCTGCCACTAAAAAAATCAAAAATCTGGGCAAACCCATGATGATGGCCCGATTGCAGGCATTGGCTTTCGGGCGTGATGGGCGATTGTACGGTTTGGCAGGTGGTGCACCGGGTTACTCTCATTTGTTTTATTATGATGATAAAGGCGCTGGTTTTGTTGATCTGGGCAATCCCGAATTTATGATGGTAGCACCCGGGATCGAGCAGGGCATTCTTTGGCGGGGCTTTCAATTGAGCACTCTTGCTGCCTCTAATGATGGAAAATACATGGTCATGGGGGAAGATGAAGCACTCAGTCAGTTAATGATTTTTCCGGTCGGCCAATAA
- a CDS encoding glycoside hydrolase domain-containing protein has product MIRFAKVLFCFLALTSCNIGNKGNGADPWQLRALPSSVRLDPVTNEIIEHRFKGVPANQVGKGNLLDKNWIYDGKQVSLHGARGEYVSFQLVLTNESNAELTDIKLEMAPFKNGSTELAVKPELFLEWSVNVQSTSTGYPKSTLGKGWYPDALIPFKYIQTDSAKVHGRWVYPFTLPDFNNRISNQRSQIIWVDQFIPLDAQRAKPGTYQSAITVTIGGQVKQMPISLTIWDFELPNENLFKASLQHEGFLSEMDEKQELAVYQLFKRNRISLMDPTYDPEIQVKDNKVQIDWDKFDQRLKKYLTGQAFTKEHGYVDGPGYGEPLETFALPFDVYGKHGTAGWPDIGKPEVERNAANQAIYTSSIRQVRQHLLPMVDPKKTLLTVYLNGLDESYFPEAWSRMVFYGNLFKKEYPEAKFRVDGAYNKEAMDVIGKSITDWASHTINYNIDEVKQYQQMGIKDWLYGPLLYEHKLNSWVGSSTFIDLPLINDRAISWSCWKYKTYSWISWGIGAGWERGWYDPESWKDFYKEASEADAEFTYRQFNGNGSVIYKPDMVPNVSEPCPSIRLKTMRDGVQDYEYLRLLAKLDGNSKRADAIVDKLIKEPFGDKSIGNLDVWSYDQEQWYKVRMELAALISGKKK; this is encoded by the coding sequence ATGATACGATTTGCGAAAGTACTCTTCTGCTTTTTAGCATTAACTTCATGCAATATTGGAAATAAAGGTAACGGCGCTGACCCGTGGCAACTGCGGGCGCTACCTTCTTCGGTCCGGCTGGATCCGGTTACGAATGAAATCATCGAACATCGATTCAAAGGAGTACCGGCCAATCAGGTTGGAAAGGGTAATCTTCTGGATAAAAACTGGATCTATGATGGAAAACAGGTTTCCCTGCACGGCGCGCGCGGAGAATATGTTTCATTCCAATTGGTACTGACCAATGAATCAAACGCCGAGCTGACCGACATCAAGCTTGAGATGGCACCTTTTAAGAATGGCAGTACTGAGCTAGCCGTTAAGCCTGAGCTTTTTCTGGAATGGTCTGTAAATGTGCAAAGTACCAGTACAGGCTACCCGAAATCCACCCTTGGCAAAGGCTGGTATCCTGACGCATTAATCCCATTTAAATACATTCAGACCGACTCGGCAAAGGTGCACGGCCGGTGGGTGTACCCGTTTACCTTGCCCGACTTCAATAACCGGATCAGCAACCAACGTTCACAGATTATTTGGGTGGATCAGTTTATTCCTCTTGACGCACAAAGGGCAAAGCCAGGCACGTATCAGAGCGCAATTACGGTCACGATTGGTGGCCAAGTCAAACAAATGCCGATTAGCCTGACAATCTGGGATTTCGAACTGCCTAATGAGAACCTCTTCAAAGCCAGTCTTCAACACGAAGGGTTTCTGAGTGAAATGGATGAAAAGCAAGAACTGGCTGTATACCAGCTCTTCAAGCGCAACCGCATTTCTTTAATGGATCCAACTTACGATCCTGAAATTCAGGTAAAAGACAACAAGGTTCAAATCGATTGGGACAAGTTTGACCAGCGATTGAAAAAATACCTGACCGGTCAAGCCTTCACCAAAGAACATGGCTACGTTGACGGTCCCGGCTACGGTGAGCCACTCGAAACCTTTGCGCTGCCGTTCGACGTGTACGGCAAGCATGGTACCGCTGGCTGGCCGGATATCGGCAAGCCAGAAGTAGAACGCAATGCGGCCAACCAGGCTATATACACCAGCAGCATCCGGCAGGTGCGCCAGCATTTGCTCCCGATGGTCGATCCTAAGAAAACGCTGCTCACGGTTTATTTGAACGGATTAGATGAATCGTATTTTCCGGAGGCGTGGTCCAGGATGGTATTTTATGGTAATCTTTTCAAAAAAGAATATCCGGAGGCGAAGTTCCGTGTGGACGGGGCTTATAACAAGGAAGCAATGGACGTAATCGGGAAATCCATTACGGATTGGGCATCACATACGATCAATTACAACATTGATGAAGTAAAGCAATACCAGCAAATGGGCATCAAAGACTGGCTTTACGGCCCGCTGCTGTATGAACATAAACTGAACAGCTGGGTAGGAAGCTCGACATTCATCGATTTACCACTGATTAATGACCGCGCGATTAGCTGGAGTTGCTGGAAATATAAAACGTACTCCTGGATCAGCTGGGGCATTGGTGCCGGCTGGGAAAGGGGCTGGTACGATCCTGAATCCTGGAAAGACTTTTACAAGGAAGCTTCGGAAGCCGATGCGGAGTTCACATACCGGCAATTCAATGGGAACGGTTCGGTCATTTACAAACCGGACATGGTGCCTAATGTATCGGAACCTTGTCCGTCCATTCGTCTGAAAACAATGCGCGACGGTGTGCAGGATTATGAATATTTACGTTTGCTGGCAAAACTTGATGGCAACTCGAAACGTGCCGACGCTATTGTCGATAAGCTCATCAAAGAACCATTTGGGGATAAATCCATCGGTAACCTTGATGTTTGGAGTTACGATCAGGAACAATGGTATAAAGTCCGCATGGAATTGGCTGCGCTCATTTCGGGAAAGAAAAAATAA
- a CDS encoding PVC-type heme-binding CxxCH protein: MIEKIRSILSFVFLFILLDSCVSQKAKESISNSTADAPTVLTLKQDEQAGTISVFRANGTEPILTQNAKSNFRPYMHPIVAPDGKGILTEYSPGHHKHQTGLYWGFTRVNGRDYFHHPEGTYWRKVAAKVVEANGPEVKWQTVYDLVDEKGSPVLTETQNWAMREQQGKYFLTLEWNGKAKQDVTIGKYDYGGLFLRMPWKEGINGEVINASRQRNEKAEGQKAIWTDVGMQVEGRSDLAHIAIFDHADNKGFPTPWRVDPQLGIGPARARTGDWKIAKGETETIRHQVVVYTGALNDTEMNTAWAEFSGKNSSSDLWKLAQQEGKEAKFLTPEEAVKNMTLMKGYKVNAWASEPLMTQPMAFCWDDRGRMWIAENRDYENRGKGFSAKGNSRILILEDTDKDGVADTKKVFLEGIAFPSAIAVGFDGLFMGAPPNLLFVPDKNQDDKADMDDIEVRLTGWGIRDRHETLNSLHWGPDGWLYGLQGFATPSKVSKPNGKGKIYRHNDPFPDVMKGEGVDINGGVWRYHPTKDKFEVVAHGFSNPWGIDHDSKGQLLISACVIPHLWHVIPGGIYHRQGGQHFNPYVYNDIKTIADHRHRSAHGGARIYQSDAFPANQWGRVFMANIHDHGVLSDVLVPKGSGFTSHHGNEFMMANNAQWVGFSMEIGPEGGMYVLDWHDGDICGNDVLNSETGRIFRIMPESSLAENWEGRYADLSRMTDEHLVNLQTRKSDWHARRARVILQNRAAKGKLAVTTHNQLWQLFEKISNPDYRLRAMWSLHVTGGLPAKNLLKSLSDKDQYVRAWAIQLLNEDKNPGSEAMARFTKMAKSDKSAVVRLYLASALQRMEPADRWKIAGELVKHGEDAEDHNLPKMIWFAVEPLVKENPDRALELASQSKIPMVAQYISRRTVDANAVETLITALGKIPEPPVSMLQGMREGLEGRYDLAAPANWAAVYAKLQKSPDEKIVQLAQDLAQQFGDTESVKRALATLKNKNAPLDQRRQALQAITSRKQPELLAELPLLLDDPGLRGDAIRAIADFDDEPLGKMLLSRYNSFNTAEKLQVVQTMAARPKYGWLLAQGIKDNSIPKRDVPPYVARQLLRVVGSGFVEIWGPIEQSSTDEKAFAKYQKLLTPQAVSKADVVQGNAVFQRTCGSCHKMYGKGGNIGPDLTGSNRANLDYLLFNVLNPSGDIQDDYKLVVVTTRDGRTYSGNIIAENERQVTLRVVGQEAVVLNKSAIQSREVTAVSMMPPGLFDNLTESEVLNLVAFLRTQEEPKGN; this comes from the coding sequence ATGATTGAGAAAATAAGATCTATCCTTTCTTTTGTTTTTCTTTTCATCTTGTTGGATAGTTGTGTTTCCCAGAAAGCGAAGGAATCTATATCAAACTCAACAGCGGATGCGCCTACGGTATTAACCCTGAAACAAGATGAACAGGCTGGTACCATCTCTGTATTCCGGGCGAATGGCACGGAACCCATTCTCACCCAAAACGCCAAATCCAATTTCCGGCCGTACATGCACCCCATTGTGGCACCGGACGGTAAAGGTATTTTAACAGAATATAGCCCTGGCCACCACAAACACCAAACCGGTTTATACTGGGGTTTCACCCGGGTTAATGGCCGTGATTATTTCCATCATCCCGAAGGTACGTATTGGCGTAAAGTTGCGGCGAAGGTGGTAGAAGCAAATGGTCCGGAAGTAAAGTGGCAAACCGTTTATGATTTAGTAGACGAGAAAGGCAGCCCGGTACTAACGGAAACCCAAAACTGGGCCATGCGCGAACAGCAGGGTAAATATTTTCTTACGTTGGAGTGGAACGGCAAAGCAAAGCAGGATGTAACCATTGGGAAATACGATTACGGTGGGTTATTCCTGCGCATGCCCTGGAAAGAAGGCATCAACGGGGAAGTAATAAATGCCTCCCGGCAACGAAATGAAAAAGCCGAAGGACAAAAAGCCATTTGGACCGATGTAGGGATGCAAGTCGAAGGTCGCTCAGACCTGGCCCACATTGCCATTTTTGACCATGCCGATAACAAAGGGTTTCCTACCCCCTGGCGTGTTGACCCACAATTGGGTATTGGTCCGGCCCGTGCCCGTACCGGCGATTGGAAAATTGCCAAAGGCGAAACTGAAACCATCCGGCACCAGGTGGTGGTGTACACTGGAGCCCTGAACGACACCGAAATGAACACTGCCTGGGCAGAATTCAGCGGCAAAAATTCTTCTTCAGATTTGTGGAAGTTGGCCCAACAAGAAGGCAAAGAAGCAAAATTTTTAACACCCGAAGAAGCCGTAAAAAATATGACTCTGATGAAGGGTTATAAAGTAAATGCCTGGGCTTCCGAACCCCTGATGACCCAACCCATGGCTTTTTGCTGGGATGACCGCGGCCGCATGTGGATTGCCGAAAACCGGGACTACGAAAACCGGGGCAAAGGTTTTTCTGCCAAAGGTAACAGCCGCATTCTAATTCTGGAAGATACAGATAAAGATGGGGTAGCCGATACGAAGAAGGTATTCCTGGAAGGTATTGCGTTTCCTTCTGCGATAGCCGTGGGTTTTGATGGATTATTTATGGGGGCACCGCCTAACCTGCTTTTTGTACCCGATAAAAATCAGGACGACAAAGCCGACATGGACGATATTGAAGTACGGCTGACCGGCTGGGGTATCCGCGACCGTCACGAAACCCTGAACAGTTTACATTGGGGGCCCGATGGCTGGTTATATGGTTTGCAGGGTTTTGCCACTCCTTCTAAAGTTAGTAAACCCAACGGCAAAGGAAAAATATACCGGCACAATGATCCTTTCCCGGATGTGATGAAAGGGGAAGGTGTGGATATAAACGGTGGGGTTTGGCGGTATCATCCTACTAAAGATAAGTTTGAAGTAGTAGCTCACGGTTTCAGCAATCCCTGGGGCATCGACCATGATTCCAAAGGGCAATTGTTAATTAGCGCCTGCGTAATTCCCCATTTGTGGCACGTCATTCCGGGGGGGATTTATCACCGCCAGGGTGGGCAGCATTTTAATCCGTATGTGTATAACGATATCAAAACCATTGCTGACCACCGCCACCGGTCGGCGCACGGCGGAGCCCGGATTTACCAATCGGATGCATTCCCAGCTAACCAGTGGGGTCGTGTTTTTATGGCTAACATCCACGACCACGGGGTATTATCCGATGTATTGGTGCCGAAAGGCTCTGGATTTACCTCGCACCACGGTAATGAATTTATGATGGCCAACAATGCGCAATGGGTTGGTTTTAGCATGGAAATCGGACCGGAAGGCGGTATGTACGTACTGGATTGGCACGATGGCGATATTTGCGGCAATGATGTGCTGAACAGTGAAACCGGCCGGATATTCCGGATTATGCCGGAGAGCTCTTTGGCCGAAAACTGGGAAGGCCGTTATGCTGATTTATCCCGGATGACCGATGAACATCTGGTAAATCTGCAGACAAGGAAAAGCGACTGGCATGCTCGGCGGGCTCGCGTTATTTTACAAAACCGGGCCGCAAAAGGTAAATTAGCGGTTACTACGCACAACCAACTTTGGCAATTATTCGAGAAAATCAGCAATCCAGATTACAGATTACGAGCCATGTGGAGCTTACACGTAACAGGCGGTCTACCAGCTAAAAACCTGCTGAAATCCTTATCTGATAAAGATCAATACGTTCGGGCTTGGGCAATTCAATTATTAAACGAGGATAAAAATCCGGGTTCAGAAGCCATGGCCAGGTTTACCAAAATGGCAAAATCTGATAAATCGGCAGTGGTGCGCTTATACCTGGCCTCGGCATTGCAACGGATGGAGCCCGCCGACCGCTGGAAAATTGCCGGCGAACTAGTGAAGCACGGAGAAGATGCGGAAGACCATAACTTACCCAAAATGATTTGGTTTGCCGTGGAGCCCTTGGTAAAAGAAAATCCGGATCGGGCATTAGAATTGGCCAGCCAAAGTAAAATACCAATGGTAGCTCAATATATTTCCCGGCGCACCGTAGATGCCAATGCTGTAGAAACCTTAATAACGGCTTTAGGTAAAATACCTGAGCCTCCGGTAAGTATGCTGCAAGGCATGCGCGAAGGGCTGGAAGGCCGTTACGATTTAGCTGCTCCTGCTAACTGGGCAGCTGTTTATGCCAAATTGCAAAAATCTCCGGATGAGAAAATAGTGCAATTGGCGCAAGACCTGGCCCAGCAGTTCGGCGATACCGAATCGGTGAAAAGAGCTTTGGCAACTCTGAAGAATAAAAATGCGCCTTTAGACCAGCGCCGCCAAGCACTGCAAGCCATTACCAGCCGCAAACAACCAGAGCTTTTAGCAGAACTGCCCTTATTATTAGATGATCCGGGTTTACGCGGCGATGCCATCCGGGCCATTGCTGATTTTGATGACGAACCGCTTGGCAAAATGCTGCTCTCGCGTTACAATTCGTTTAATACCGCCGAAAAATTACAAGTGGTGCAAACCATGGCCGCTCGTCCTAAATACGGTTGGTTGCTGGCGCAAGGCATTAAAGATAATAGCATCCCCAAAAGAGATGTGCCGCCTTACGTAGCCCGGCAACTATTACGGGTAGTAGGTAGTGGCTTCGTAGAAATATGGGGACCCATTGAGCAAAGCAGCACCGACGAAAAAGCCTTTGCCAAGTATCAGAAACTATTAACTCCTCAGGCAGTGAGCAAAGCCGATGTAGTACAAGGCAATGCGGTATTTCAGCGTACCTGCGGCAGCTGCCACAAAATGTACGGCAAAGGCGGCAACATCGGGCCAGACCTGACCGGCTCGAACCGCGCTAATTTAGATTACTTGCTGTTTAATGTGCTTAACCCCAGTGGCGACATTCAAGATGATTACAAACTGGTGGTGGTAACTACCCGCGATGGGCGTACTTATTCCGGGAACATTATTGCCGAAAATGAGCGGCAGGTTACGTTGCGGGTAGTGGGGCAGGAAGCAGTTGTGTTAAATAAATCGGCCATTCAATCCCGGGAAGTTACCGCAGTATCCATGATGCCCCCTGGGTTATTCGATAATTTAACGGAATCAGAAGTATTGAATTTGGTGGCCTTTTTACGGACCCAGGAAGAGCCAAAAGGGAATTAA
- a CDS encoding Gfo/Idh/MocA family protein encodes MNQNFNRREFIKTATMASVGLGLNLNSGLVLGKEKGKRVGVIGLDTSHSVAFTKELNNPNAGDKYDGYKIVAAYPKGSEKIESSTKRIPGYIEEVKKHGVKISNSIKDLLKEVDVVLLETNDGHPRLEQAMEVLKAGKPMFIDKPVAASLRDVRAIYEEAKKRKVPLFSSSSLRYMPSAQEAAQGKEGKILGADTYGPAALEPSHPDLFWYGIHGVETLFTIMGKGCQSVTRTQTENTELVVGVWEDGRIGTFRGTRNGKSDYGGTAYAEKGNITLGQFGGYNALLEQIIKFFETGQIPVDPEDTLEIYAFMEAADESKRQGGKAITLASVMEKAKV; translated from the coding sequence ATGAATCAAAACTTTAACAGAAGGGAATTCATCAAAACTGCAACAATGGCTAGCGTAGGCTTAGGATTAAATTTAAATTCAGGACTTGTTTTGGGTAAAGAAAAAGGTAAACGGGTAGGGGTTATTGGCCTGGATACGTCGCATAGTGTAGCCTTTACAAAAGAACTTAATAACCCCAACGCCGGTGATAAATACGATGGCTACAAAATAGTAGCGGCCTATCCGAAGGGCAGTGAAAAAATAGAATCCAGTACGAAGCGGATACCTGGATATATCGAAGAAGTCAAAAAGCACGGTGTTAAAATCTCCAATTCTATTAAAGATTTATTGAAAGAAGTAGATGTGGTATTGCTTGAGACCAACGATGGTCACCCGCGTCTGGAACAAGCCATGGAAGTTTTAAAAGCCGGTAAGCCCATGTTTATTGATAAGCCGGTTGCGGCTTCCTTACGCGATGTTAGGGCTATTTACGAAGAAGCAAAGAAAAGAAAAGTGCCGCTATTCTCCAGCTCTTCGCTACGTTATATGCCCAGTGCACAGGAGGCCGCGCAAGGTAAGGAAGGAAAAATTTTAGGCGCTGATACGTACGGCCCGGCTGCACTGGAGCCATCCCACCCGGATTTATTCTGGTATGGTATCCATGGGGTAGAAACGCTGTTTACCATTATGGGCAAAGGATGCCAGAGCGTAACCCGTACTCAAACCGAAAACACGGAACTGGTAGTTGGGGTTTGGGAAGATGGCCGCATTGGTACCTTTCGGGGAACACGAAATGGAAAGTCAGACTACGGCGGGACTGCTTATGCTGAAAAAGGGAATATTACTTTAGGCCAATTCGGCGGTTATAATGCTTTGTTAGAGCAAATAATTAAATTTTTTGAAACAGGCCAAATTCCGGTTGATCCGGAGGATACCCTGGAAATATATGCCTTTATGGAAGCTGCTGATGAGAGTAAACGACAGGGCGGCAAAGCTATTACCCTGGCAAGTGTGATGGAGAAGGCAAAAGTTTAA
- a CDS encoding Gfo/Idh/MocA family protein has protein sequence MENTRREFIKKAALGTAALSIGGILPGFNPKSYGRILGANDRIMVAAMGVNSRGMAVGSNFASQPNCEVLYCCDVDSRASQKFSAAIEKLTKKKPKEQGDFRKALEDKDLDALIVTAPDHWHAPAAILACKAGKHVYLEKPASHNPNEGELVMAAAKKYNKILQMGNQRRSWPNVIAAINEIKAGVIGRPYFAKTWYTNNRESIGIGKPTAVPEWLNYDLWQGPAPRRAYKDNVVHYNWHWFWNWGTGEALNNGTHMVDLARWGLGVDYPTRVTSSGGRYRYQDDWETPDTQVINLEFKNNTAISWEGRSCNGKPIEGSSVGVMFYGENGSLFIGAGNAYTIYNLKNEVVKDVKSDNAAIDPRNLANPSQALDALHIQNFFDAIRVGSKLNSDIVSGHQSTLLVQLGNISQRTGRSLNIDPTNGHILNDNDALKFWSREYQKGWEPKV, from the coding sequence ATGGAAAATACCAGAAGAGAATTTATCAAGAAAGCGGCCCTGGGTACGGCTGCATTATCAATCGGGGGCATACTACCTGGCTTTAATCCAAAAAGCTACGGCCGCATATTAGGTGCCAACGACCGGATTATGGTAGCCGCCATGGGGGTAAATTCCCGCGGAATGGCAGTAGGTTCTAATTTTGCCAGCCAACCCAATTGTGAAGTGTTGTACTGCTGCGACGTGGATTCCCGAGCTTCGCAAAAGTTTAGTGCCGCCATTGAGAAACTCACCAAGAAAAAACCAAAAGAGCAAGGCGATTTCCGCAAAGCTTTAGAGGATAAAGACCTGGATGCTTTAATTGTAACGGCTCCCGATCATTGGCATGCCCCGGCGGCTATTTTGGCCTGTAAAGCCGGTAAGCACGTTTATCTGGAAAAGCCAGCCAGCCACAACCCCAACGAAGGCGAACTGGTAATGGCAGCAGCAAAAAAATACAATAAAATTTTACAGATGGGGAACCAGCGCCGCTCCTGGCCCAATGTAATTGCCGCCATTAATGAAATAAAAGCTGGCGTTATTGGCCGCCCTTATTTTGCCAAAACCTGGTACACCAATAATCGCGAATCCATTGGTATTGGTAAACCTACGGCGGTACCCGAGTGGTTAAACTATGATTTATGGCAGGGCCCGGCACCTCGCCGGGCTTATAAAGATAATGTAGTGCATTACAACTGGCATTGGTTCTGGAACTGGGGAACCGGCGAAGCTTTAAATAATGGCACGCACATGGTAGACTTAGCCCGTTGGGGCTTAGGCGTAGATTATCCAACCCGGGTAACCTCATCCGGAGGGCGGTATCGCTACCAGGATGATTGGGAAACGCCGGATACGCAGGTAATTAATTTAGAGTTCAAGAATAATACGGCTATTTCCTGGGAAGGCCGCAGCTGCAATGGCAAGCCTATTGAAGGTTCCTCGGTAGGAGTGATGTTTTATGGCGAAAACGGCTCTTTATTTATTGGTGCCGGCAATGCCTATACGATTTATAATTTAAAAAATGAGGTGGTAAAAGATGTGAAGAGCGATAATGCAGCTATTGATCCGCGTAATCTAGCCAATCCTTCACAGGCTTTAGATGCCTTGCATATCCAGAATTTCTTTGATGCTATTCGGGTAGGAAGCAAATTAAATTCGGATATTGTAAGTGGCCACCAAAGCACATTGCTGGTGCAGCT